The nucleotide window CCTGCATTAAAACCAATTTTTGATTTAGAGTCACTTAGATCTGCACCATTAGATAATGAAGATACGTTCATTCCTCCTTTTACACCAAATGTTACTGGATTAGAAGATGTATTTCCTGTCTGTTGAGCGAATGCGAATGTTCCTGCAGTTAACGCTAATCCTAAAATTAACTTTTTCATAACTTTAATTTTTTAATTTTACTCTTTCTTAATTTTAAATTTTACTACTTATTCAACATTTTCAGTTGAACGCAGAGTATCTTCCAAATTGCTTGCCAAAAAAGTTTTTTATGATTAAAATCAATAAAAAAATCACTTAGTGTTTAAGTGATTTTATAATTATTTGATTGATTTACAGTGTTCTAAAAACATAAATAAACATTTGTTTAGAAAGTGTCTAAATTGACAATTTTGTCAAAATAACTTTATAAAACCAATTTATTTTTCAGAAAAACAGTTAAGCATCGTTCAGTTTTCTATAAAAAGCTATTGATTCAATTATGTTTTTCTGGCTGCACTGATGGTCATAGGTACAAGAACCGATTCCTGAAAGCAGGGAAAAATTGATTTTACTGTCCGTATTCTTTTTATCATTCAGTAATAATGCTGTGATATCTTCATCTTTAAAATCACTGATATCAAGATATGGGTAGTATCTCTGGATGTTTTCAATGATCATTTTTGAATCTTCTTCAGAAATAAGGTTTTCAAGAAATGCCAGATGAGCTTCAGCGATCATTCCCATAGCTACAGCTTCACCATGAAGAATAGGATTTTCCTGCTGTAAACATAGGCTTTCCACAGCATGGCCAATCGTATGTCCGAAATTAAGTGTTTTTCTGATATTCTGCTCATGGAAATCCTGATCTACAACATTTTGCTTAATATGCATTGAAGTCTGAATAAGCGGAATTACGGTTTCCACTTCCAGTTTACGGATCTGAATCAGCTGGTCCCAATGGTTTTTATCGGCAATTAATCCATGCTTCAGCATTTCAGCAAAACCGCTTCTTAATTCTTTAAATGGTAATGTTTCCAGGAATTTAGGCAAAATGAAAATCTGCTCAGGAAAAGCAAAAGTTCCTACCATATTTTTATAATGCATCAGATCGATCCCCGTTTTTCCTCCTATGGAAGCATCACACATGGATAAAAGGGTAGTGGGGATATTGATGAACTGAATTCCTCTTTTATAAGTAGATGCAACAAATCCGCCCATATCCGTAATGACACCGCCACCAAGGTTGATAACCAATGCCTTCCTGTCTGCTTTCATCTCCGTAAGAATTTCCCAAAGCTGATTGGCTGTCTGGATATTTTTCATTTCCTCTCCGGCCTCAATCTCTAAAATTTCAAAGCCAAGATCAGTTTCCATATTTCCTAAAAGAACAGGAAGGCAGTATTCATGGGTGTTTTCATCTACAAGAATAAAAATTTTACTGAAAGATCTCTCGTGAAGAAACTCGTTGAGCTGTGAAAAATTATCGTTTAATATTGTTATCATCTTCTATTGTATGTAAAGTTAAAATGTAAACTATGGTGCAAAGTTATGATTCTTAATTTTTAACTCGTAACTAAATTACTATCTTTGCAGAAATTTTTAGAATGAGCAGAGATAATAATAATTCAGACAGACCAAAGAGACCAAGAATTTCAACCAAGAAAAGTTCTGATGATTCTCGTGCTTCCAGATCTGGAAATTCTTCAGGATCAAAACCTTTTAAAAAGCCTTTTTCTAAAGACGGAGGAAAAAAAGGGCCGGAACATAAAGGATCCAACTCAAGATTTGAAAAGAAACCTTTCAAAAGAAATACCGACAGTTTCGAAAATTCCAATGATGATTTTGGTTCAAAATCTGAAAGAAAACCTTATATCACGAACAAAAGTGAGAGCTATGAGAAGAAATCTTTTGGAAAACCTAAAAGAGGCGGGAAAAATTTTGATACAAGAGATAAGTACGAAAGAGGCAGCCTGAAATATGGAAGAAGACCATCTAACGGTGATGAAAGAAATGAAGACAGAGCGAAATCTTTTGTACAGAAAAGAAGACTGAACAAAATTGAAAAAGATGTTCATAAAGACAGCATCCGTCTTAACAAGTATATCGCTAATTCCGGGATCTGCAGCAGAAGAGAAGCTGATGAACTGATTACCCAGGGGCTGGTAGAAGTGAACGGAAAGGTGGTAACTGAAATGGGTTATCAGGTACAGAAAACAGACAGGGTAGTTTTTGACGGACAAAGCATTACGCCTGAAAAACCTGTATATGTACTTTTGAATAAGCCAAAAGGTTATATTTCCACTACAAAAGACGACAAAGCAAGAAAAACAGTTATGGATCTTGTAGCCAATGCTTCTCCTTACAGACTTTTCCCGGTTGGAAGACTGGACCGTTCTACAACAGGAGTTATCTTATTGACTAACGACGGGCACATGACGAAAAAACTGACACACCCATCTTTTGACGCCAAAAAGATTTATCATGTAACATTGGATAAAAAGCTTACCGGTGAAGATTTACGTCTTATAGCAGAAGGTATTCGTCTTGATGAAGGTGTAGCTGTTGTTGATCAGATTTCTTATATTGAAGGAAAACCAAAGAATGAAGTAGGAATTGAAATACACATCGGATGGAACCGTGTTATCAGAAGAATTTTCCAAAGATTAGGTTACGAAGTGGAAGCTTTGGACAGAGTGATGTTTGCAGGCTTAACGAAGAAAAACATCAAGAGAGGACATTGGAGAATCCTTACAGAACTGGAAGTGAACAATCTTAAAATGCTTTAAAATAATGATGAATTATAAGTTATGAATTATGAATAACAGATTCAGGATTCCAGCTTACATCATATTTTCAAAAGGATTTTAGGATAATAAATATAAAAGCGCAGAATTATTTCCTGCGCTTTTTGTTATATTAAGGGATGAATATAAAAATTCATAACTCATCATTTATAATTACCCTAAAACGGTTACGCCTTTTTCAATCATTTCATAGATGGCATCCCTGGCATTGTCCGGTTTTACGTTAACAGCACGTGTACCGTTGAAATGCAGACAAGTTACATAACCGTTGGCAACAGCATCCAACGCAGTAAATTTCACACAATAATCTAATGCCAACCCTACGATTTCTACCAATTGAATGTCATGATATTTTAAAAAGTCATCCAAACCGGTTTTCATAAAATGGTTATTATCCTGGAAACCGCTGTAGCTGTCTATTTCAATATTTTTCCCTTTCTGTACGATGTGGGTTACTTTGTCCCTGTTCAGATCTTTATGGAACTCTGCACCGAAAGTTCCCTGGATGCAGTGATCCGGCCACATAAACTGTGGAACTCCATTTAAAATAATACTTTCTCCTACCTTTCTTCCATTACTGCTTGCAAAGCTTTTATGACCCGCGGGATGCCAGTCCTGAGTCAGAACAATCTGGTCATATTCATTTTCCTCCATCAGGAGATTGATGTATGGAATAATTTCGCTGGCTCCAGGGACCGCAAGTGCTCCGCCTTCACAAAAATCATTCTGTACATCGACTATTATTAACGCTTTTTTCATATTTTGAATTCTCGAATTTTTGATAAATTTACAAAACTAATCCGCAAAAATTTGTCCAAAACTGAATTATCGGACAAATCGGCAACATAAACTTTTAACCCTTATAAAATGAAGTGATCATCAATCAGAATAATTTCTTTTTGTAAGAAGCGTACAGGATTTTAAGAGATAAACCAAATAACAATAGCGTATCTTTGCAGGAAATAAGTATTTTATGTCATTTGAATCGTTAGGATTATCACACAATATTATTCGTTCTGTCAACAAACTGGGGTATTTAAAGCCATTCCCGATCCAAGAGCAGGCTGTGCCTGTGATTTTACAAGGGAAAGATCTTATGGGAATTGCACAGACAGGTTCCGGGAAAACGGCTTGTTTTGTGATGCCGATTTTAGAAAAGCTTCAGAATGCAGACGTTAAAAAAGGACGTAATATTCAGGTATTAATATTAGTTCCTACCAGGGAATTAGCGATTCAGATTGACGAAGTGTTCAAAGCTTTTACAGGAAATCTGAAAAGAGAAATCCGTACAATGGCAGTTTACGGTGGGGTTTCTATAAATCCACAGATGAAGGGGATGTTTGGAGTGGAAGTTCTGATAGCAACACCCGGACGTTTATTGGACCTGATTGACCATAATGCTTTGAGTATTTCCGGAATCCGGCATCTGGTAATTGATGAAGCGGATAAAATGTTTCAGTTAGGTTTTGGGGAAGAAATGAATAAACTTTTTGCTCTGATGCCTGTCGTAAAACAAACGACTTTGTTTTCGGCTACACTAAATGATAAGGTGGCTGAAATGAAAGAGAAGTTGTCTATTAATCCTGTCATCATTGAAATTAAAAAAGAAGAAGTCGAAATTGAGAATATTGAGCAGCTGGCCTACCATGTTGCTCCTGAAAATAAAGGCCCTTTTTTACGGTATCTGATCAAAGAAAAGAAAGTTGAAAAAGCTTTGATCTTCGTTTCATCTACGAGATCTGCGGATAACCTGGTGGAAAAGCTTAAAAAGAATAAAATTAAGGCTGTGGCTATTCACAGCCAGAAGTCTCAGGGAGCAAGAAGAAATAATCTGGAAGAATTTAAAGTAAACGGAGCGCAGATTCTGGTTGCTACAGATTTGATCGGTCGTGGAATTCATATCGAATCCCTGCCATGTGTTATCAATTATGAATTGCCACGTTCTCCTTTGGATTATATTCACCGTATCGGAAGAACCGGCCGTGCCAATGAAAAGGGAACGGCAATCAGCATTCTTACTGATGATGAGTTACAGCATTTCAGAGTAATTCAAAAGAAAATGGGTAAGAAAGTAACTTTACAAAGAACAGAAGGAATTGATCTGCATGGTTATTAATTTCTAAAAATAATTTCTAAAAACGGCCCAGTATCATCACTGAGGCCGTTTTTAATGAAGATATATTGTCCAATAAATTGTTATCTCTACAATTAATGCTTTATTCATTTTATATTCTTGAAATTTTGATAAATTTACACAAGTGATATCTGAAAAGTTGTCCTGAAAGATATAATCGGATAAACCTGAACCGTTTAAAAATTAAAACCGTAGCAATGAGCGATTTAGAGAAGAAAAAGTTTCCAATAGGGCAGTTTGAAGCCCCTGAAAATATTTGTGATACTACATTGGACACTTACATTAAAGTTATCAAAGACTTTCCCGGCAGGCTGAAAAATCTCATTGAACATTTTACCGACGAGCAGCTGGATACTCCTTACAGGGAAGGCGGCTGGACTGTCAGACAGCTTGTCAACCATCTTTCAGACAGTCATATGAACAGCTTTATCCGTTTTAAACTGGCCCTTACTGAAGATAATCCTACCATAAAACCTTATGATGAAGCAAAATGGGCAGAGCTTCAGGATAGTTTTCATATGCCGGTAAAACCTGCTATGAGAATGCTGAAAGGAACACACCAGAGATGGGTTGTTCTTCTTAAAAGCCTTACGAACAAACAGTTTGAAAGAACATTTCATCATCCCGAACATAACAAAAACTATAATTTAAGAGAAAGTCTTGCTTTATACGTCTGGCACTGTAATCATCATTTTGCCCATATTGAAAATCTGAAGATAGAAAAAGGTTGGTAAGAAAGAGTCTTAATAATCCCACATACTATAAGGAAATTGTGGACAGAATTTCCATGTTATCTGAAAATTCCCAAAGAAAATGGGGAAAAATGAACGTGTGTCAGATGCTGAAACATTGTGATCTGGTTCTTCAGGTAGCTTTGGAAAAACTGGACCTTCCCCGTATCAATATCCTGTTTGA belongs to Chryseobacterium gleum and includes:
- a CDS encoding DEAD/DEAH box helicase, which encodes MSFESLGLSHNIIRSVNKLGYLKPFPIQEQAVPVILQGKDLMGIAQTGSGKTACFVMPILEKLQNADVKKGRNIQVLILVPTRELAIQIDEVFKAFTGNLKREIRTMAVYGGVSINPQMKGMFGVEVLIATPGRLLDLIDHNALSISGIRHLVIDEADKMFQLGFGEEMNKLFALMPVVKQTTLFSATLNDKVAEMKEKLSINPVIIEIKKEEVEIENIEQLAYHVAPENKGPFLRYLIKEKKVEKALIFVSSTRSADNLVEKLKKNKIKAVAIHSQKSQGARRNNLEEFKVNGAQILVATDLIGRGIHIESLPCVINYELPRSPLDYIHRIGRTGRANEKGTAISILTDDELQHFRVIQKKMGKKVTLQRTEGIDLHGY
- a CDS encoding YfiT family bacillithiol transferase, whose protein sequence is MSDLEKKKFPIGQFEAPENICDTTLDTYIKVIKDFPGRLKNLIEHFTDEQLDTPYREGGWTVRQLVNHLSDSHMNSFIRFKLALTEDNPTIKPYDEAKWAELQDSFHMPVKPAMRMLKGTHQRWVVLLKSLTNKQFERTFHHPEHNKNYNLRESLALYVWHCNHHFAHIENLKIEKGW
- the aroB gene encoding 3-dehydroquinate synthase; translation: MITILNDNFSQLNEFLHERSFSKIFILVDENTHEYCLPVLLGNMETDLGFEILEIEAGEEMKNIQTANQLWEILTEMKADRKALVINLGGGVITDMGGFVASTYKRGIQFINIPTTLLSMCDASIGGKTGIDLMHYKNMVGTFAFPEQIFILPKFLETLPFKELRSGFAEMLKHGLIADKNHWDQLIQIRKLEVETVIPLIQTSMHIKQNVVDQDFHEQNIRKTLNFGHTIGHAVESLCLQQENPILHGEAVAMGMIAEAHLAFLENLISEEDSKMIIENIQRYYPYLDISDFKDEDITALLLNDKKNTDSKINFSLLSGIGSCTYDHQCSQKNIIESIAFYRKLNDA
- a CDS encoding pseudouridine synthase produces the protein MSRDNNNSDRPKRPRISTKKSSDDSRASRSGNSSGSKPFKKPFSKDGGKKGPEHKGSNSRFEKKPFKRNTDSFENSNDDFGSKSERKPYITNKSESYEKKSFGKPKRGGKNFDTRDKYERGSLKYGRRPSNGDERNEDRAKSFVQKRRLNKIEKDVHKDSIRLNKYIANSGICSRREADELITQGLVEVNGKVVTEMGYQVQKTDRVVFDGQSITPEKPVYVLLNKPKGYISTTKDDKARKTVMDLVANASPYRLFPVGRLDRSTTGVILLTNDGHMTKKLTHPSFDAKKIYHVTLDKKLTGEDLRLIAEGIRLDEGVAVVDQISYIEGKPKNEVGIEIHIGWNRVIRRIFQRLGYEVEALDRVMFAGLTKKNIKRGHWRILTELEVNNLKML
- the pncA gene encoding bifunctional nicotinamidase/pyrazinamidase, encoding MKKALIIVDVQNDFCEGGALAVPGASEIIPYINLLMEENEYDQIVLTQDWHPAGHKSFASSNGRKVGESIILNGVPQFMWPDHCIQGTFGAEFHKDLNRDKVTHIVQKGKNIEIDSYSGFQDNNHFMKTGLDDFLKYHDIQLVEIVGLALDYCVKFTALDAVANGYVTCLHFNGTRAVNVKPDNARDAIYEMIEKGVTVLG